The following DNA comes from Rhea pennata isolate bPtePen1 chromosome 22, bPtePen1.pri, whole genome shotgun sequence.
ttcccctgtaaagGATTAAGCTGTGCAGTCCTTGAGGTTTTCTGCGCACAACTGTATCGTGTATAGTATTGTAATAATACGAGTATTTAATTTAAGAAGCCAGTGACTGTCTATTGCTATGCATGATCTTGTAGTGAATTTGATGAGTTACGGGAAATGGTGTCAGTGATGTTGAAAGTTGCACAATGTCAAAGACACTGATACAGGGTATTTTTGAGAAAGGTGTGCCATAATGATTAAATTTATAGTGATGTCAGATTTTTGTTACATCTGATGAAATGACAGCATGCTTCTGAGATCTGCTTGGCGCTACGTTTTTTGCAGATGCTTTGCAAGAATAATtcaaagaaggaagaggaaatgaagcCACACAAGGGTGAATCTGAAGATGAAATTGAAGATGAAATGGAAGATGCTGCACAGAAAGTGTGTAATGCAACTGGATGTTTGGTCAGTATGGAGTAACCTTTTACGCTTGACATTCAAAGCTTCTTGATACATGACAGGAGCCGTGGGAGTAATTAAAGTTTTAATCTTGGGCAACTGCCGTACTGCAGCCACAAATTAGGATGCATTTAATCCTCGATCCAACCCTAAAATGCAGATGAAGTACTCTGAGTACCTAATAGCTTTGGCGGGTTTGTCTTgaaatctttccaaaaaaaaactaaagcaaGTTCTGTAAAATATGATTCATCTGTGGCTGTCTGCAGCTGAGCGTCCGAAATGACTTGTTACTCTGCATATTTCAGCTGTTGTTGCTAGATAGTTATAGTCTATGGTGTTCCTGCAGATCGTTGCTTGCACTGTGCAAATGCATAGAACAGGAAGGGTCAAGAGTTGGAACCATTACACTGAAACAGCATGACATACATGCAAGGGGTATCTGATATTCTGAAGAAACTGGTTTGTCTGCTTCACACACAATCCCTTGTGAATTACTGGAGTTTTTAGCTTTgatcagaacttttttttcctgttatcttCAAGATTTTAATGCCTTTTCCCTTGTTGTCTTGAAAAATGCAGCATGGGCTCATTCAGAGATTATGAAAACAGACATCACCACCCTCTGAGTGGTGCATGTGGTTTTTGAGTGAATGTCTGTGTCAGTAGTTTCAAGTCCCTTCAATGTGttatctctttctcttcctgtggaCAGGACATTGACTTAATAAACCAGGTTTTGGAAGTGGAAAACTACAATGTTGAATCAGCAATATTTGCCATCCTTCAGGTGAATAAAGTGGAAAGAATCAGTAAGTACCTGGAGTTTGTACCCTGGTGTTTTAGAAAAAGGTTGTCTAAGGCTAGCGGCTGGTGTTCAGtgtaaaaagaaagcagttaaACAGGGGCTTGCTGTTAGTTCTGCTGCCCCCTCAGCCTTTTTGTGTTCAAGAGGGTTATTAGTGAGGGAAGATTTTGTGCATCTGCAGAGGCTTTTGGTTTGCCAGTTTTGAGACTGACCTGGGACTGTGCAAGACACTCATCTGAGTTCTTACATGTTATTGAACAGATCTTTTTCTGACTTCTCTTGGATTTATTCTGCTGTAAAGTCTTGAAAGAATCTGTATTAGATTACTAATTTCTTGAGCTGTTTAGTGGTTCCCCCCTTCAGGTAACTTTACTTTCAGGTTTATGAACCAACTCAGAATGTAAGCTAGTCTAAATCTGCTCTTGCTCTTGGAGAACTTCATCAGGTTTAGCCTAGTTCTCAAGCACTAGAAGATCTGGCTTTTCCTGTGATATGTTATCTCGTGAAGTGGAGCACAAATGTTAGTGGAGCTATGTATTGtagcttctgaaaaataataccACTGGAATTTTGTGTGGAGCATCCCCTTCCTGCATTTCAGCAGATGAAGAATATGTTGTCCTATTTAGCTGGAGCACACCAAAGTGCCTACTGAACTGTGactattcattttattattttttttaaaaagtattcaaaCTCCtatcttccctccccccaacacacatACCCCAAAAACTTACAGAAAGTATACAAGAAGGAGCTGGCCAGCTTCTAGGTAGTGCAtctgagaaaaatgagaaaaatatctgcttGTTGGTAGGTACTGAAGAGGAGTGTGATTCCCAGGAGACAGATCAGAAATTGTGCAGCTCAGCTTTGtgcaaagaaaatggaagtggCTCAAGAATCTTTGGAAATCAGAGTTTGCATCGTGATAAAATAGGAAACAAAGGACAGGCTAGATGTGATGAAGAGAATCGAGCTGGCAAGAACACAAAGGTATGTGAAGGGTGGCTTGGGAGCAATTTGGATGTTGATCCTCAGCACCTGCTTTCTCCTTTGAATTAGAAAGCTTCAGCTTACTAAATTTCGCTCATATGGCTGTGATTTTTCTCTAATAGAAACTAAGTTAGTGACACATGacatttttcctgaagtgaGAAAACATAGTCCTGATAAATAGTTTGGATTAAAGTGTTAAGGCAGCTGCTTGTCTGCCTTCCAGTGTGCTGTTTTTCCTCAACTGAGcagaaaatgtgtgttttcagctgtgttttcatccttctctttcaggtatctaaaaaacaaaagaaagagcaacagCGGTTAGAGAAGAAGAAGCGACAGGAAGAAAGGCACCGACAAAAGGTCCTGGCCAACAAGACTAACTGTGCAGATAGTAACAGGAAGGAGACAGACTCAGATACCCAAGTTACCCTGGTGAAGGCCCTGGCGGCAGTAAACATATGAATGAATGTGTTCTGAGTGCTCTagagcagaaagcaaataaaactaaTGAAGACAAAATTCCTCTTCAGAACAAATTTCCAAGCAGCTGTTATCTTAATCTCCAAGCATGCACTaactttctgcttctccagTTGCAGGAAGAGTAATTATTTGGTAATACTGCATCAGCTGATGtatgaaaagagtttgaaatGAACAAAGTAGAgacttatttattattttggacTTAGATGAAGGTGAGATAATCTTTTTCCTCACAGTGGTGTGAGTTTTACTTTGAGATCACTTGAGATACTTAGATTTCTTTTATAGTGAGTTTTTACTTCAGGTTAAATCTGCAGGAACTTTATCTTACCTTACTGTCAAGGACAGCGTTAATAGTTCTCAACTCaggaactcttttttttttttttttttttttttcttttttttcctatttaaagtTAGAAAGTACGGGAACAAAATCCCAGCACCCTTTCCAGAGCTTAAATGTCAGCTAATAGTGTTATCATACGTAAGACTTTTCTTTCCTACCCGAGAGCCTAGTGACAAGCTTTAATCTAACCAGAATTGCTCTTGCCTTTGTTGCACTCAGCTGTATGCTGtctgtttctgaaatgattAATACCTGAAAGGAAAATGGCATTGTAGAGTCCAAGCTTGCTTCTTGCATAAGTTTTGAGAGGACTCGTTTGCTTGCTGTTGGGTCCTTCTGAtgttttcctcttgctgtgCGGGGTGAGGAGAAGACTCAGTGGGCTCTTCAGACTGCAGGACTGATTGATCCAACCTGGTGAAGTGCAATGAGGTAGTAAAATATGACCTGAGCAAGTGTGAGATTTCTGTTGAGTGCAGTCAAAATGTGCTGTTACTTGGACATCTGGAATCTCATCTCCGTTGTCTTACTCTGGAGCTTTAGGGCTAAAGTCCAAGCCGTTAGTCTCCAAATGAAATTATTGTAGCCAATGGATCAAAAGTCCTGGGAACAAGCTTCCAAGTAGCAGGAATTGCTGGGAATCCTGCCTACTTCACTCTTAACAAATCAAGCTTTTTCCAGGGTAGgattttttcatcttaaattcCTCTTCAGTAACATTACCAAGTGCCATAGAATACGCAGCTTGAATCCTATGGTGCTTTCCACTATAGGTTTGGGAATTTGGACTAAAGTGTACGAATAGAGGGATTTGGCCCTAGCCTTATGGCTTGCAGTGTTTCAGCTTCACTGGTTTTTGGACTTCATGTTTTTGGACT
Coding sequences within:
- the OTUD3 gene encoding OTU domain-containing protein 3 encodes the protein MSRKQAAKARPGGGGRKTRRPRPPPAAPAPGGLAGQLRALGLKLREVPGDGNCLFRALGDQLEGHSRNHLKHRQETVDYMIKQREDFEPFVEDDVPFEKHVTNLAKPGTFAGNDAIVAFARNHQMNVVIHQPNAPLWQIRGTDKSNARELHIAYRYGEHYDSVRRINDDSEAPAYLRMEMLCKNNSKKEEEMKPHKGESEDEIEDEMEDAAQKVCNATGCLDIDLINQVLEVENYNVESAIFAILQVNKVERISTEEECDSQETDQKLCSSALCKENGSGSRIFGNQSLHRDKIGNKGQARCDEENRAGKNTKVSKKQKKEQQRLEKKKRQEERHRQKVLANKTNCADSNRKETDSDTQVTLVKALAAVNI